The following proteins are co-located in the Microbacterium sp. Clip185 genome:
- a CDS encoding peptidase M23 codes for MARRPSTRRRRPPARRRGARGGLVAAVIALAAAPLILIVALLAAGSAAIGAFDSADRIDVGIGDAPRPPGIAQPAIAGYGSGQLANACTILAAGRDLGFDERDQTIAIMTAMGESSLRNLDYGDWETSGVTNPDGTPTTSIGLFQQQDSWGSRDERLDPYTAATIFYRAMAERVPDRASLDPTQVAHETQVNADPLHYARFWDRAVRVVAALNGTPREGDRTDGITLCPAA; via the coding sequence ATGGCCCGACGTCCCTCGACCCGCAGGCGCCGCCCGCCCGCCCGCCGACGCGGCGCGCGCGGTGGACTCGTCGCCGCGGTCATCGCCTTGGCCGCCGCGCCCCTCATCCTCATCGTGGCGCTCCTGGCCGCCGGCAGCGCCGCGATCGGCGCCTTCGATTCCGCCGACCGGATCGACGTCGGAATCGGCGATGCACCGCGCCCGCCCGGCATCGCCCAGCCGGCGATCGCAGGATACGGGTCGGGCCAGCTCGCCAACGCGTGCACCATCCTCGCCGCGGGGCGCGATCTCGGTTTCGACGAACGCGATCAGACCATCGCGATCATGACGGCGATGGGCGAGTCGTCGCTGCGAAACCTCGACTACGGCGATTGGGAGACGAGCGGCGTCACGAATCCCGATGGGACACCCACGACCTCGATCGGGCTGTTCCAGCAGCAGGACTCTTGGGGCTCCCGCGACGAACGGCTCGACCCGTACACGGCCGCCACGATCTTCTACCGTGCCATGGCCGAACGTGTGCCCGATCGGGCGTCTCTCGATCCCACCCAGGTCGCGCACGAGACGCAGGTCAACGCGGATCCGCTGCACTACGCCCGGTTCTGGGACCGCGCGGTACGGGTCGTGGCCGCGTTGAACGGGACCCCTCGCGAGGGCGATCGCACCGACGGCATCACGCTCTGCCCCGCGGCCTGA
- a CDS encoding carbohydrate ABC transporter permease yields the protein MTLRTLTAPDTETLVTGRPPGKKRRQLRRTTESYGFLAPTLILLFILMVVPIVMVIGYSLQDSAILGPPPEFVGIQNYLTVLGDPGFWKATGNTIFFSVVSVAAHLVLGLGFAMMLNSRLLGALTRTVFRALYVLPWLFTAAVIAVLWRMLLAPNGVINFLLNTNIEWLASPQLALGTVTFINIWAGYPFFMVSLLAGLQGIPQDLYEAATVDGATAWQRFWNVTVPQLRPIIISLVLLDLIWTSQQFALIWMTTGGGPIDVTEMLSTFTYKLAFAKYDFSLAATSAVLVLLMSMVLAVFYVRHQKARD from the coding sequence ATGACACTCAGAACGCTGACCGCGCCCGACACGGAGACACTCGTCACCGGCCGGCCGCCCGGCAAGAAGCGCCGCCAGCTGCGGCGCACGACGGAGTCGTACGGCTTCCTCGCCCCCACCCTCATCCTGCTGTTCATCCTGATGGTCGTGCCGATCGTCATGGTCATCGGCTACTCGCTGCAGGACAGCGCGATCCTCGGACCCCCACCGGAGTTCGTCGGCATCCAGAACTACCTGACGGTCCTCGGCGACCCGGGCTTCTGGAAGGCGACCGGCAACACGATCTTCTTCAGCGTCGTCAGCGTCGCCGCCCACCTCGTGCTGGGTCTCGGCTTCGCGATGATGCTCAACAGCCGCCTGCTCGGCGCGCTCACCCGCACGGTCTTCCGCGCCCTCTACGTGCTGCCGTGGCTGTTCACCGCCGCCGTCATCGCGGTGCTGTGGCGGATGCTGCTCGCACCCAACGGCGTCATCAACTTCCTGCTCAACACGAACATCGAGTGGCTCGCCTCGCCGCAGCTGGCGCTGGGCACCGTCACCTTCATCAACATCTGGGCGGGCTACCCGTTCTTCATGGTCAGCCTCCTCGCGGGGCTGCAGGGCATCCCGCAGGACCTGTACGAAGCCGCGACCGTCGACGGCGCGACCGCGTGGCAGCGCTTCTGGAACGTCACCGTTCCGCAGCTGCGTCCGATCATCATCAGCCTCGTGCTGCTGGATCTCATCTGGACCTCGCAGCAGTTCGCGCTCATCTGGATGACCACCGGCGGCGGCCCGATCGATGTGACCGAGATGCTCAGCACGTTCACCTACAAGCTCGCCTTCGCCAAGTACGACTTCTCGCTGGCGGCCACATCCGCCGTGCTCGTGCTGCTCATGTCGATGGTGCTGGCCGTGTTCTACGTGCGCCACCAGAAGGCGAGGGACTGA
- a CDS encoding glycosyltransferase, which produces MRLLVISPDYASHLLPLATLATAWQERGHEVTVATGPATAPIVAEAGFAHVELSLGRGANAGVMRTAQQQADEASSLEGFFAATRLGMVETLTYQARERLTDLMWDPVGRGRQTLEIIDRVQPDRILVDHLAFSARMAMQAAGVAYGDVVLGHPTALPVAGELYGVPPFWPRAFDPDAASLAALRTLAAEVSERFTAQWNAAASEIDPAAPVVADAFASHGATVLYNYPEQLAAGDGRAMPAGVFLGSTLREEAVDASISGWIDEGEPYVYVSFGSFLSVRDDVLARVADALRSLGVRAAIATGAADTSAWGEIPADWLVREYLPQVRLLGSAAAAITHGGNNSVTEACAQGVPLVVLPFSTDQFAGAAALERTGVGIACDPNRASAAELADAVARQLRPDAASPALRAQMRRDGRERPGPLRAFDALA; this is translated from the coding sequence GTGAGGCTTCTCGTCATCAGCCCGGACTACGCCTCGCACCTGCTCCCGCTCGCGACTCTCGCGACCGCCTGGCAGGAGCGCGGGCACGAGGTGACCGTGGCGACCGGGCCCGCGACGGCCCCCATCGTCGCGGAGGCCGGATTCGCCCACGTCGAGCTGTCGCTGGGGCGAGGCGCGAACGCCGGCGTGATGCGCACCGCCCAGCAGCAGGCGGATGAGGCGTCCTCGCTGGAGGGGTTCTTCGCCGCGACGCGCCTGGGCATGGTCGAGACGCTCACCTACCAGGCGCGCGAGCGGCTGACGGATCTCATGTGGGACCCGGTCGGCCGTGGCCGGCAGACACTGGAGATCATCGATCGGGTGCAGCCCGACCGCATCCTGGTCGACCACCTCGCCTTCAGCGCCCGCATGGCGATGCAGGCCGCGGGTGTCGCGTACGGCGACGTGGTGCTGGGTCACCCGACCGCCCTGCCGGTGGCGGGGGAGCTCTACGGCGTGCCGCCGTTCTGGCCCCGCGCCTTCGACCCGGATGCGGCGAGCCTGGCGGCGTTGCGCACGCTGGCGGCGGAGGTGTCCGAGCGGTTCACCGCGCAGTGGAACGCCGCCGCATCCGAGATCGATCCCGCGGCTCCCGTCGTGGCCGACGCCTTCGCGTCGCACGGTGCGACGGTGCTCTACAACTACCCGGAGCAGCTCGCCGCCGGCGACGGCCGGGCCATGCCGGCCGGGGTGTTCCTCGGCTCGACGCTGCGTGAGGAGGCCGTCGATGCGTCGATCTCCGGGTGGATCGACGAGGGCGAGCCGTACGTGTACGTGAGCTTCGGCAGCTTCCTGTCGGTGCGCGACGACGTGCTGGCCCGTGTCGCCGATGCGCTGCGCTCGCTCGGCGTGCGCGCCGCGATCGCGACGGGCGCCGCCGACACCTCGGCGTGGGGCGAGATCCCCGCCGACTGGCTCGTGCGCGAATACCTGCCGCAGGTGCGCCTGCTCGGCTCAGCGGCGGCCGCGATCACCCACGGCGGCAACAACTCCGTCACCGAGGCGTGCGCGCAGGGTGTGCCGCTGGTGGTGCTGCCGTTCTCGACGGATCAGTTCGCGGGTGCCGCGGCGCTGGAGCGCACGGGAGTGGGCATCGCGTGCGATCCCAACCGCGCGAGCGCGGCCGAGCTCGCCGACGCTGTCGCCCGGCAGCTGCGACCGGATGCGGCCAGTCCCGCGCTGCGGGCGCAGATGCGCCGCGACGGCCGTGAGCGCCCCGGGCCGCTCCGGGCCTTCGACGCGCTGGCCTGA
- a CDS encoding glycosyltransferase produces the protein MGIQTSMDAVQSAPTIVDALRRADELAFEAGREPGVRSLRHLAAALASEDDVRAIAAVHALGAMTDEEAGRMLAALLSDRRAYVREHAAWALSQGLPRLDAVGRLIAMVAAGGFSAMLAQRTLEGWSVPSGEVLAVALEAALVSTDDPAARARLVETLGLVRAPLATRPLLAIARDEAEDDAVREAAIAALGQRPGHPGVESTLDELMAGAGRLASVARLALLDLVPPRPDAADAPRTIAQLFLHADMDAQLATAGAGDNGGIATLLVRLGDALVADESGLVERVITLGRGSVDQAASDLLDVAGTRGGHRFGRVPMAASPVPSAAAWGLRVQARRGIRRVLRAAGRVDVLHLRMADVGSLAAVDVARELGIPTVFTLAPDPHSVITSLEESGQLTREGFGDADLREHYWFRARLVQSLAAGAEHTVLFPRPTLADDMKRLVGVDITTHAERHTVVAEGVDLAVVDDAVSRVAAYGAEGEAPEGLAELERMLGELPEERRGLPLLVSVGRLHRVKGMASLVEAWSTSDVAARANLLIIGGDLTHPSVDEREQLERIDAIVPPAERATRGLLLPGHRPNGVTALWLAAARLGLPSLAAPGGVYVCASIKEEFGIALLEAMATGLVVVAPDAGGPATYVEPGRTGFLAPTWDRERFVAAITEALAHAVIDPEAIAQRSHAMVAERFTIQAMAATLAPLYQAVASQNEDLARLAVLPS, from the coding sequence GTGGGGATTCAGACGTCCATGGATGCGGTGCAGAGCGCTCCGACGATCGTCGATGCGCTGCGCCGCGCCGACGAGCTGGCGTTCGAGGCGGGCCGCGAGCCCGGTGTGCGCTCGTTGCGTCATCTGGCCGCGGCGCTTGCGAGCGAGGACGACGTGCGCGCGATCGCGGCCGTGCACGCGCTGGGAGCGATGACCGACGAGGAAGCCGGCAGGATGCTGGCGGCGCTGCTGTCGGACCGCCGTGCGTACGTGCGCGAGCACGCGGCGTGGGCGCTGTCGCAGGGACTGCCGCGGCTCGACGCGGTCGGGCGTCTGATCGCGATGGTCGCCGCCGGCGGGTTCTCCGCCATGCTCGCCCAGCGCACCCTCGAGGGCTGGTCGGTCCCCTCCGGCGAGGTCCTGGCCGTCGCTCTCGAGGCCGCGCTCGTGTCCACCGACGACCCCGCCGCCCGGGCGCGCCTGGTCGAGACCCTCGGGCTCGTGCGCGCACCGCTGGCGACGAGACCTCTGCTCGCGATCGCCCGCGACGAGGCGGAGGACGACGCGGTGCGCGAAGCCGCCATCGCCGCGCTCGGCCAGCGCCCGGGACACCCCGGCGTCGAGAGCACCCTCGACGAGCTCATGGCGGGCGCGGGCCGGTTGGCGTCCGTGGCCCGACTGGCGCTGCTCGATCTCGTCCCGCCGCGACCGGACGCGGCCGACGCGCCGCGCACGATCGCGCAGCTGTTCCTGCATGCCGACATGGACGCGCAGCTGGCGACGGCCGGCGCGGGGGACAACGGCGGCATCGCCACGCTGCTCGTGCGCCTCGGTGACGCGCTGGTCGCCGACGAGTCGGGACTCGTGGAGCGCGTGATCACTCTCGGACGCGGCAGCGTCGACCAGGCCGCGAGCGACCTCCTGGACGTCGCGGGCACCCGCGGCGGACACCGCTTCGGGCGTGTGCCCATGGCGGCCTCGCCCGTTCCCTCCGCCGCGGCGTGGGGACTGCGCGTGCAGGCGCGGCGCGGTATCCGCCGGGTGCTGCGGGCCGCGGGCCGCGTGGACGTGCTGCATCTGCGCATGGCGGATGTGGGAAGCCTCGCGGCGGTCGATGTCGCCCGCGAGCTCGGCATCCCCACCGTGTTCACGCTGGCACCCGACCCGCACTCCGTGATCACCTCGCTCGAGGAGTCCGGCCAGCTCACCCGCGAAGGCTTCGGCGACGCCGACCTCCGCGAGCACTACTGGTTCCGTGCCCGGCTCGTGCAGTCGCTGGCGGCGGGCGCCGAACACACCGTGCTCTTTCCCCGGCCCACGCTCGCCGACGACATGAAGCGGCTGGTCGGTGTGGACATCACCACGCACGCCGAGCGGCACACCGTGGTCGCCGAGGGTGTCGACCTCGCCGTCGTCGACGACGCGGTGTCCCGCGTCGCCGCATACGGCGCCGAAGGAGAAGCGCCGGAAGGTCTGGCCGAACTCGAGCGGATGCTGGGAGAGCTGCCGGAGGAGCGCCGCGGCCTGCCGCTGCTGGTGAGCGTCGGGCGCCTCCACCGGGTGAAGGGCATGGCGTCGCTCGTCGAGGCGTGGAGCACCTCCGACGTCGCCGCGCGCGCGAATCTGCTGATCATCGGCGGCGACCTCACGCATCCGTCCGTCGACGAGCGGGAGCAGCTCGAGCGCATCGACGCGATCGTCCCGCCCGCCGAGCGCGCCACGCGGGGCCTCCTGCTTCCCGGACACCGCCCGAACGGCGTCACCGCGCTGTGGCTGGCGGCCGCCCGGCTCGGGCTGCCTTCCCTCGCTGCGCCCGGCGGTGTGTACGTCTGCGCGAGCATCAAGGAGGAGTTCGGCATCGCCCTGCTCGAGGCGATGGCGACGGGCCTCGTCGTCGTGGCGCCGGATGCCGGCGGCCCCGCCACCTACGTCGAGCCCGGCCGCACCGGGTTCCTGGCGCCGACCTGGGATCGGGAGCGCTTCGTCGCAGCGATCACCGAGGCGCTCGCCCACGCGGTGATCGATCCGGAGGCGATCGCTCAGCGCTCGCACGCGATGGTGGCCGAGCGGTTCACCATCCAGGCGATGGCGGCGACCCTCGCCCCGCTGTACCAGGCCGTCGCGTCGCAGAACGAGGACCTGGCCCGGCTGGCGGTGCTGCCCTCGTGA
- a CDS encoding carbohydrate ABC transporter permease, with translation MSMTTASRTRLARTLLLVGLVAGAVFAAGPVLWMLSSSFKPNTQIFESPPRLVTDAFSFDAYVKIFTNAETMRFFLNSYIVAGAVTILTLLVAIQAAYAFSRFDFRGKRVLNVIIVSVQAVPPITLLIPYFGLMVALGLYNTYPGLIFTYMVFTLPYAIIMMTGYFNTLPRELDEAVRVDGAGSFTALWRVLVPISVPGIVSVGIYTFMIAWNEYLFALTLTRTTDMRTVPIGIQLLMGQHSYEWNQIMAMSILGSIPVLILFLVLQRFFISGLTAGSVKS, from the coding sequence ATGTCGATGACCACCGCTTCGCGCACGCGTCTCGCACGCACCCTGTTGCTCGTCGGCCTCGTGGCCGGTGCCGTGTTCGCCGCAGGTCCGGTGCTCTGGATGCTGTCGAGCTCGTTCAAGCCCAACACGCAGATCTTCGAGAGCCCGCCGCGACTGGTGACCGACGCGTTCTCGTTCGACGCCTACGTCAAGATCTTCACCAACGCCGAGACGATGCGGTTCTTCCTGAACAGCTACATCGTCGCCGGAGCCGTGACGATCCTGACCCTGCTGGTCGCGATCCAGGCGGCGTACGCGTTCAGCCGCTTCGACTTCCGCGGCAAGCGGGTGCTCAACGTCATCATCGTCAGCGTCCAGGCTGTCCCGCCGATCACGCTGCTGATCCCGTACTTCGGTCTGATGGTCGCCCTGGGGCTGTACAACACCTACCCGGGCCTCATCTTCACCTACATGGTGTTCACGCTGCCCTACGCGATCATCATGATGACGGGGTACTTCAACACCCTGCCGCGCGAGCTCGACGAGGCCGTGCGCGTCGACGGAGCGGGCTCGTTCACCGCGCTGTGGCGCGTGCTGGTGCCGATCTCGGTACCGGGCATCGTCTCGGTCGGCATCTACACGTTCATGATCGCGTGGAACGAGTACCTGTTCGCCCTGACCCTGACCCGCACGACCGACATGCGCACGGTGCCGATCGGCATCCAGCTGCTCATGGGTCAGCACTCGTACGAGTGGAACCAGATCATGGCGATGAGCATCCTCGGCTCGATCCCGGTGCTGATCCTCTTCCTCGTGCTGCAGCGCTTCTTCATCAGCGGCCTCACGGCCGGCTCGGTCAAGAGCTGA
- a CDS encoding polysaccharide pyruvyl transferase family protein has translation MSVLAIGDVGVVDDLFHVGDEAMFDAAVVELRRRGLDTIGVSSAPAETRERYGISAVNRLGFTGLDRDAAARRSEQLVDAADGRTVLTADDTARGVLDALDGVTGVLHTGGGNLASRWPVHIYERTTLSRMAAARGLPVVFSGQTFGPDLTTDDETRLRAALADAALVGVREGSTEALVHSWGLHPRRQVDDASFLDAPVVAPASGPLLVSLSGWYAHRPTDAVDAALARMIDAAAEVTDAPVVFHAHFGPLTDGDVRGDVVVHERVRAHLRTPSRLETTADTAHAVALARSARLLISSRYHPVVFAAPSGVPVLALAADEYTRIKLTGALEPWGQEGVIDIDDAAAASALLPALVSRAAFLREAATERFDAHRARASQWWDDVAATLG, from the coding sequence GTGAGCGTTCTTGCCATCGGCGACGTCGGCGTCGTCGACGATCTGTTCCATGTCGGCGACGAGGCGATGTTCGACGCCGCCGTCGTCGAGCTCCGCCGTCGCGGCCTCGACACGATCGGTGTCTCCTCGGCTCCCGCCGAGACCCGCGAGCGTTACGGGATCTCCGCTGTCAACCGACTCGGTTTCACGGGACTCGATCGAGACGCTGCGGCCCGCCGGAGCGAGCAGCTGGTGGATGCGGCGGACGGTCGCACCGTGCTCACCGCCGACGACACGGCTCGGGGCGTGCTCGATGCGCTCGACGGGGTCACCGGAGTGCTGCACACCGGCGGCGGCAACCTCGCCTCGCGGTGGCCGGTGCACATCTACGAGCGCACGACGCTCAGCCGGATGGCTGCCGCGCGCGGGCTGCCGGTCGTCTTCAGCGGGCAGACCTTCGGGCCCGACCTGACCACCGATGATGAGACGCGGCTGCGCGCGGCGCTCGCGGACGCCGCGCTCGTCGGTGTGCGCGAGGGCAGCACCGAGGCGCTCGTGCACTCGTGGGGGCTGCATCCCCGCCGGCAGGTCGACGACGCGTCCTTCCTCGACGCCCCCGTCGTCGCGCCCGCATCCGGACCGCTGCTCGTGAGCCTGTCCGGCTGGTATGCGCACCGCCCGACGGATGCGGTCGACGCCGCCCTCGCCCGCATGATCGACGCGGCCGCAGAGGTCACAGACGCGCCCGTCGTCTTCCACGCGCACTTCGGTCCGCTCACCGACGGCGACGTGCGCGGCGACGTCGTCGTGCACGAACGCGTCCGCGCTCATCTGCGCACCCCCAGCAGGTTGGAGACCACGGCGGACACGGCGCACGCCGTCGCGCTCGCCCGCTCCGCACGCCTGCTCATCAGCTCCCGCTACCACCCCGTGGTGTTCGCGGCACCGTCGGGGGTGCCCGTGCTCGCCCTCGCGGCGGACGAGTACACGCGGATCAAGCTGACAGGCGCCCTCGAGCCTTGGGGCCAGGAGGGTGTGATCGACATCGACGACGCCGCGGCCGCATCCGCTCTGCTGCCCGCCCTCGTCTCCCGCGCCGCGTTCCTGCGCGAAGCGGCGACCGAGCGATTCGACGCGCACCGCGCACGCGCCTCGCAGTGGTGGGACGACGTGGCGGCGACCCTCGGCTGA
- a CDS encoding ABC transporter substrate-binding protein, which yields MSAFRRGRRTAIMLMGVATAATTLLALTGCSSGGSGSGDSGGDVTIEFAQWWEPELPDGEFRALMDEFEQANPGIKVDLVSGPYASTKEQLFAGAASGTMPDVVGLDGAWVNDFASKGVITDLGPLLKDAGFDESELAAQIKVDDKTYMIPVVNFVYPMFTNDALLSQAGVSAPPSTRTEFEDAAKKITALGGDVHGWVLPLSLEAPNGVQNDVMSWVWASGGTMLDGGKPDLTNDDVTSAVEYIGDLWNEGVIAPGSFTMKEQDKVEEFTNGRVGMMIDSLAHINLIRENNPDLKFSISAIPAEDGFTGERGIPYASWGIGVAENSQHKDAAAKLVSFLMSKDTNSKLSTMAKAFPGNTGSEPDFVNDDELFKTAFEIYKAGYPANEFTGLPVAEDLMRQLGEQLQSALDGQQSIPDALKKAQESWTAEF from the coding sequence ATGTCCGCATTCCGGCGAGGACGCCGTACCGCAATCATGCTCATGGGTGTCGCGACAGCGGCGACCACGCTTCTGGCTCTGACGGGCTGCTCGTCGGGCGGCAGCGGTTCGGGCGACAGCGGCGGCGACGTCACGATCGAATTCGCGCAGTGGTGGGAGCCCGAACTCCCCGACGGCGAGTTCCGCGCCCTCATGGACGAGTTCGAACAGGCCAACCCCGGCATCAAGGTCGACCTCGTCAGCGGCCCGTACGCATCGACGAAGGAACAGCTCTTCGCCGGCGCCGCATCCGGCACGATGCCCGACGTCGTCGGCCTCGACGGCGCATGGGTCAACGACTTCGCCTCCAAGGGCGTCATCACCGACCTCGGTCCGCTGCTGAAGGACGCCGGCTTCGACGAGAGCGAGCTGGCCGCCCAGATCAAGGTCGACGACAAGACGTACATGATCCCGGTGGTCAACTTCGTCTACCCGATGTTCACCAACGACGCCCTGCTCTCGCAGGCGGGAGTCAGCGCACCGCCGTCCACCCGCACCGAGTTCGAGGATGCGGCCAAGAAGATCACGGCCCTCGGCGGCGACGTGCACGGCTGGGTGCTGCCGCTCTCGCTCGAGGCGCCGAACGGCGTGCAGAACGACGTCATGTCGTGGGTCTGGGCCTCGGGCGGCACGATGCTCGACGGCGGCAAGCCCGACCTCACCAACGACGACGTCACGAGCGCCGTCGAGTACATCGGCGACCTGTGGAACGAGGGCGTGATCGCCCCCGGCAGCTTCACCATGAAGGAACAGGACAAGGTCGAGGAGTTCACCAACGGTCGGGTCGGCATGATGATCGACTCGCTCGCGCACATCAATCTGATCCGCGAGAACAACCCCGACCTGAAGTTCTCGATCTCGGCGATCCCCGCCGAGGACGGCTTCACCGGTGAGCGCGGCATCCCTTACGCCTCGTGGGGCATCGGTGTGGCCGAGAACTCGCAGCACAAGGATGCGGCCGCCAAGCTCGTCTCCTTCCTGATGAGCAAGGACACCAACTCGAAGCTGTCGACGATGGCGAAGGCCTTCCCCGGCAACACCGGCTCGGAGCCGGACTTCGTGAACGACGACGAGCTGTTCAAGACGGCGTTCGAGATCTACAAGGCCGGCTACCCGGCGAACGAGTTCACGGGCCTCCCCGTGGCCGAGGACCTCATGCGTCAGCTCGGCGAGCAGCTGCAGTCCGCTCTCGACGGACAGCAGTCCATCCCCGACGCGCTGAAGAAGGCGCAGGAGAGCTGGACGGCGGAGTTCTGA
- a CDS encoding DeoR/GlpR family DNA-binding transcription regulator, producing the protein MDAQRKSTSRRLPAGRKADLAAYVEEVGQVTVADLSAHFGVSIDTIRRDLDELDRQGALVRTHGGAMSASEGPGRDRGLDVRLRMQVPEKEKIGKLAAELVDDGAVLMINGGTTVLALVRALRNHRDLTIATNNLRVPAEIPPSVFRDLYVFGGAVRTITQATTGPVTLAMTSAGPDVDIRADIAFVAVGAVDASGYSASNLGDSTMMAEMIQRADRTAILADSTKLGRRLFAQVTALEGADYLITDAPPPADLAAALAAAGVTVICD; encoded by the coding sequence ATGGACGCGCAGCGCAAAAGCACCTCCCGTCGACTGCCCGCCGGACGCAAGGCGGATCTCGCCGCCTACGTGGAGGAGGTCGGACAGGTCACGGTCGCCGACCTCTCGGCCCACTTCGGCGTCTCGATCGACACCATCCGCCGCGACCTGGACGAGCTCGATCGCCAGGGCGCGCTCGTGCGCACGCACGGCGGCGCGATGAGCGCCTCCGAGGGCCCGGGCCGCGACCGCGGACTGGATGTGCGCCTGCGTATGCAAGTGCCCGAGAAGGAGAAGATCGGCAAGCTCGCCGCCGAGCTCGTCGACGACGGCGCGGTGCTCATGATCAACGGCGGCACGACCGTGCTCGCCCTCGTCCGCGCGCTGCGCAACCACCGCGACCTCACGATCGCCACGAACAACCTGCGGGTCCCCGCCGAGATCCCGCCGAGCGTCTTCCGCGACCTGTACGTGTTCGGCGGCGCCGTGCGCACCATCACCCAGGCGACGACGGGGCCGGTGACCCTCGCGATGACCTCGGCCGGCCCGGATGTGGACATCCGCGCGGACATCGCCTTCGTCGCGGTGGGCGCCGTGGACGCATCCGGATACTCCGCATCCAACCTCGGCGACTCGACGATGATGGCCGAGATGATCCAGCGCGCCGATCGCACCGCCATCCTCGCGGACTCCACCAAGCTCGGGCGCCGCCTCTTCGCGCAGGTCACGGCTCTCGAGGGCGCCGACTACCTCATCACCGACGCTCCCCCGCCCGCCGACCTTGCCGCGGCCCTCGCCGCCGCCGGGGTCACCGTCATCTGCGACTGA
- a CDS encoding zf-HC2 domain-containing protein, translated as MPELSDDDLVERARASDSRAYGELWLRHSAAAHAVARAFTSLDPDDVVAEAFTRILAAIGRGQGPVMGFRPYLLTSVRNVAAEWGARQTKADTTDLENAAAAASVDAEHAALSALERGTTADVFRGLPTRWQEALWYSEVDGLKPRQFAPLMGLAPNAASALVVRARRGFRDAWVTAQLRNPSGPDCHETLPLLGTHTRGALSRRDARRVDAHLETCTGCALAWSEARDVASRLALVLIPLVVGVSATASYAAWAQSGGAQAAAVAMAAGSGQAASNASGGLLGLLRPRGAGRSSWQLATVVAVSAVAVVAGGVTWAATGGLGGLLAPSDSSVVAPAAAEAPAAPAADAAISSPEASVTPTATLAPEPQPTPRTPRTPRPESSPAAEGPAPVIPAATPAPTPRPTPAPTPSASPSPTSAPSPSPSPSPSATPSPSATPSPSPTPAPSPSPSPSPSATPAPSLSPSPSPTPSPTPSPTPTPSPTPSESPSPSPSPSPSGPTEPTEPGCPWPWEWFCFPF; from the coding sequence ATGCCCGAGCTGTCTGACGACGATCTCGTCGAGCGCGCCCGCGCGAGCGACTCCCGTGCCTACGGCGAACTGTGGCTGCGCCACTCCGCCGCCGCGCACGCGGTCGCGCGCGCCTTCACCTCGCTCGATCCCGACGATGTGGTGGCCGAGGCCTTCACCCGCATCCTCGCCGCGATCGGACGCGGCCAAGGACCGGTCATGGGCTTCCGCCCGTATCTGCTGACGTCGGTGCGTAACGTCGCGGCCGAATGGGGTGCGCGACAGACCAAGGCCGACACGACCGACCTCGAGAATGCGGCGGCGGCCGCATCCGTCGACGCAGAGCATGCCGCTCTGTCGGCCCTGGAGCGCGGCACGACCGCGGATGTGTTCCGGGGCCTGCCGACCCGCTGGCAGGAGGCGCTCTGGTACAGCGAGGTCGACGGCCTGAAGCCGCGACAGTTCGCGCCGCTGATGGGACTCGCGCCCAACGCCGCCTCCGCCCTCGTGGTGCGAGCCCGCCGCGGATTCCGCGACGCGTGGGTCACGGCGCAGCTGCGCAACCCGAGCGGCCCCGACTGCCACGAGACCCTTCCGCTGCTAGGCACGCACACCCGTGGCGCCCTGTCCCGGCGCGACGCGCGTCGCGTCGATGCCCATCTGGAGACCTGCACCGGATGCGCGCTGGCCTGGAGCGAGGCGCGCGACGTCGCGTCGCGGCTCGCCCTCGTGCTCATCCCGCTCGTCGTCGGCGTGTCGGCGACAGCCAGTTACGCGGCGTGGGCGCAGTCCGGCGGCGCGCAGGCCGCAGCCGTGGCCATGGCCGCGGGCAGCGGACAGGCCGCCTCGAACGCGAGCGGTGGACTGCTGGGCCTGCTCCGCCCGCGCGGAGCCGGCCGGAGCTCTTGGCAGCTCGCGACGGTCGTCGCGGTGTCGGCGGTCGCGGTGGTCGCAGGCGGGGTGACGTGGGCTGCGACCGGGGGCCTGGGTGGACTCCTCGCCCCGTCCGACTCCTCGGTCGTCGCACCGGCGGCCGCGGAAGCGCCCGCCGCCCCCGCTGCGGACGCGGCGATCTCCTCACCCGAGGCGTCCGTGACCCCGACCGCAACGCTGGCGCCCGAACCCCAGCCCACGCCGCGCACCCCGCGCACACCCCGCCCCGAGAGCTCCCCCGCGGCCGAAGGCCCCGCCCCCGTCATCCCCGCGGCCACACCGGCGCCGACACCGCGTCCCACGCCCGCACCGACGCCCAGCGCATCGCCGTCACCGACATCCGCGCCGTCTCCCAGCCCTTCGCCATCGCCCTCCGCGACGCCCTCACCTTCCGCGACTCCCTCGCCGTCACCGACACCGGCCCCCTCCCCGAGCCCGTCGCCCTCGCCGTCAGCGACACCTGCCCCCTCCCTGAGCCCGTCGCCCTCGCCGACACCGAGCCCAACCCCGAGCCCGACGCCGACACCGAGCCCGACCCCGAGCGAGTCGCCGAGCCCCAGTCCCTCGCCGAGCCCGAGCGGGCCCACGGAGCCCACGGAGCCGGGATGCCCGTGGCCCTGGGAATGGTTCTGCTTCCCGTTCTGA